A stretch of Saccharothrix texasensis DNA encodes these proteins:
- a CDS encoding YnfA family protein, giving the protein MTVVRSLVLFLLAAFAEIGGAWLVWQGVREHRGLLWIGAGVAALGLYGFVATWQPDAHFGRILAAYGGVFVAGSLAWGVVVDKFRPDRWDYVGAGICLVGVAVIMYAPRP; this is encoded by the coding sequence ATGACGGTGGTCCGCTCGCTGGTGTTGTTCCTGCTGGCCGCGTTCGCCGAGATCGGCGGCGCGTGGCTGGTGTGGCAGGGCGTGCGCGAGCACCGCGGCCTGCTCTGGATCGGCGCGGGCGTGGCGGCGCTCGGCCTGTACGGGTTCGTGGCCACGTGGCAGCCCGACGCGCACTTCGGCCGGATCCTCGCCGCGTACGGCGGGGTGTTCGTGGCCGGGTCGCTGGCCTGGGGCGTGGTGGTGGACAAGTTCCGGCCCGACCGGTGGGACTACGTCGGCGCGGGGATCTGCCTGGTCGGCGTGGCCGTGATCATGTACGCGCCGCGCCCGTGA
- a CDS encoding methyltransferase domain-containing protein has translation MLDVGCGNGRISRLVAPRVAHVTGIDLSGPRAGECDVRAEPDLRAGRRSGVPPPPPPAGVRRGGQPVRDRVLTPGPRGRSG, from the coding sequence GTGCTCGACGTCGGCTGCGGCAACGGCCGGATCAGTCGGCTGGTGGCGCCGCGGGTCGCGCACGTCACGGGCATCGACCTGTCCGGCCCGCGCGCGGGCGAGTGCGACGTGCGTGCCGAACCCGACCTCCGAGCAGGGCGACGCTCAGGTGTTCCCCCCCCCCCCCCCCCCGCAGGCGTTCGACGTGGCGGTCAGCCGGTGCGGGATCGTGTTCTGACGCCGGGACCTCGCGGCCGATCGGGGTAA
- a CDS encoding acetate/propionate family kinase, which produces MRVLVVNAGSSSLKLRLLAADDEVERSADVEPDPRRLGEVLEDWPAPDAVGHRVVHGGTRFTEPVVLDDLVRQALVDLTSLAPLHQPKSLAGLDAVHRLLPDVPAVACFDTAFHTTIPAAAATYAVPREWRDRYAIRRYGFHGLSHAYCARRVAELASPGLRVVTCHLGAGASLAAIADGRSVDTTMGFTPLEGLVMATRSGTVDPGLVLWLEEHEELTPHEVATTLERESGLTALAGTGDLREIDAAAADGDPDAVLALDVYTHRLVGGIASMTAALGGLDVLAFTGGVGEKSATVRRRAAERLGFLGVTVDPERNEHVDGDTDITGPDAKARTFVVTAREDLEIAHGTRSALGR; this is translated from the coding sequence GTGCGCGTCCTGGTGGTCAACGCGGGCTCGTCCAGCCTGAAGCTGCGGCTGCTGGCGGCCGACGACGAGGTGGAGCGCAGCGCCGACGTCGAGCCGGACCCGCGGCGGCTCGGCGAGGTGCTGGAGGACTGGCCCGCGCCGGACGCCGTCGGGCACCGCGTGGTGCACGGCGGCACCCGGTTCACCGAACCCGTCGTGCTGGACGACCTGGTGCGGCAGGCGTTGGTCGACCTGACCTCGCTGGCGCCGCTGCACCAGCCGAAGTCGCTGGCGGGCCTGGACGCGGTGCACCGGCTGCTGCCGGACGTGCCCGCGGTCGCGTGCTTCGACACCGCGTTCCACACCACGATCCCCGCCGCGGCGGCCACGTACGCCGTGCCCCGGGAGTGGCGGGACCGGTACGCGATCCGCCGGTACGGCTTCCACGGCCTGTCCCACGCCTACTGCGCGCGCCGGGTGGCCGAACTCGCGTCGCCCGGCCTCCGGGTCGTCACCTGCCACCTGGGTGCGGGCGCGTCCCTGGCGGCGATCGCCGACGGCCGCAGCGTCGACACCACCATGGGTTTCACCCCGTTGGAGGGCCTGGTGATGGCGACCAGGTCCGGCACGGTCGACCCCGGCCTGGTGCTGTGGCTGGAGGAGCACGAGGAGCTGACGCCGCACGAGGTCGCGACCACGTTGGAGCGGGAGTCGGGGCTCACCGCGCTGGCCGGCACCGGCGACCTGCGCGAGATCGACGCGGCGGCGGCCGACGGCGACCCGGACGCCGTGCTGGCGCTGGACGTCTACACGCACCGGCTGGTCGGCGGCATCGCCTCGATGACCGCCGCGCTCGGCGGGCTGGACGTCCTCGCGTTCACCGGCGGTGTCGGCGAGAAGTCGGCCACCGTGCGCCGCCGTGCCGCCGAACGGTTGGGGTTCCTCGGCGTCACGGTGGACCCGGAGCGCAACGAGCACGTCGACGGCGACACCGACATCACCGGGCCGGACGCGAAAGCCCGGACCTTCGTCGTCACCGCGCGCGAAGACCTGGAGATCGCGCACGGCACCCGGAGCGCGCTCGGCCGCTGA
- a CDS encoding phosphoketolase family protein, producing MPSTERTADDLDLLDAYWRAANYLSVGQIYLLDNPLLREPLLPGHVKPRLLGHWGTTPGLNLLYAHMNRAIRQRDLNALYVTGPGHGGPGLVANAYLEGTYSEVYSGIGEDLAGLRALFRQFSFPGGIPSHVAPETPGSIHEGGELGYALLHAYGAVFDNPDLLALCVVGDGEAETGPLAASWHSNKFLDPTRDGVVLPVLHLNGYKIANPTVLSRIPDDELASLLRGYGHTPHFVVGDEPKAVHEQLAATLDRALDEIAEMKGSTRRPPWPVIVLRTPKGWTGPREVDGKRVEGTFHAHQVPLPATRTDAGHRAQLEEWLRGYRPEELFDDDGRLVPELRALAPTGDRRMSANPHTNGGRVLRELKMPDFREHAVTVARPAVESSEATKVLGAFLRDVVRGNPDNFLVMGPDEVASNRLSALFEVTGRKWQADTVPGDEHLAPDGRVLEVLSEHLCQGWLEGYLLTGRHGLFTSYEAFIHIVDSMLNQHAKWLKTTRAIPWRAPLASLNYLLSSHVWRQDHNGFSHQDPGFLDHVVNKKAEIVRVYLPPDTNTLLSVADHCLRSKHYVNVIVAGKQPALTYLDMPDAIAHCTRGLGIWDWAGTTEGEPDVVLACAGDIPTLETLAAAKLLREHLPDLKVRVVNVVDLMRLQPDTEHPHGLPDRDFDALFTEDKPVIFAFHGYPWLIHRLTYRRANHLNLHVRGYKEEGTTTTPFDMVMLNDLDRFHLVMDVIDRVPSLGGAAASLRQRMADARLAALQHTREYGEDDPAIAGWTWA from the coding sequence ATGCCGTCGACCGAGCGGACCGCGGACGACCTCGACCTGCTGGACGCCTACTGGCGTGCGGCCAACTACCTCTCGGTCGGGCAGATCTACCTGCTCGACAACCCGCTGCTGCGCGAACCGCTCCTCCCCGGGCACGTCAAGCCCCGCCTGCTCGGGCACTGGGGCACGACACCCGGCCTCAACCTCCTCTACGCGCACATGAACCGCGCCATCCGGCAGCGCGACCTGAACGCCCTGTACGTCACCGGCCCCGGCCACGGCGGGCCCGGCCTGGTCGCCAACGCCTACCTGGAAGGCACCTACAGCGAGGTCTACTCGGGCATCGGGGAGGACCTGGCCGGCCTGCGCGCGTTGTTCCGCCAGTTCTCCTTCCCCGGCGGCATCCCCAGCCACGTCGCGCCGGAGACCCCCGGCTCGATCCACGAAGGCGGCGAGCTCGGGTACGCCCTGCTGCACGCCTACGGCGCGGTGTTCGACAACCCCGACCTGCTGGCGCTGTGCGTGGTCGGCGACGGTGAGGCGGAGACCGGGCCCCTGGCCGCCAGTTGGCACTCGAACAAGTTCCTCGACCCCACCCGGGACGGCGTGGTGCTGCCCGTGCTGCACCTCAACGGCTACAAGATCGCCAATCCGACGGTGCTGTCGCGCATCCCGGACGACGAGCTGGCCTCCCTGCTGCGCGGCTACGGCCACACGCCGCACTTCGTCGTCGGCGACGAGCCCAAGGCGGTGCACGAGCAGCTCGCGGCCACCCTGGACCGGGCGCTGGACGAGATCGCCGAGATGAAGGGGTCGACCCGGCGCCCGCCGTGGCCGGTGATCGTCCTGCGCACGCCGAAGGGCTGGACCGGCCCGCGCGAGGTGGACGGCAAGCGGGTCGAGGGCACGTTCCACGCGCACCAGGTCCCGCTCCCCGCGACCCGCACCGACGCCGGGCACCGCGCGCAGCTGGAGGAGTGGCTGCGCGGCTACCGGCCCGAGGAGCTGTTCGACGACGACGGCAGGCTCGTGCCCGAGCTGCGCGCCCTCGCGCCCACCGGCGACCGGCGGATGAGCGCCAACCCGCACACCAACGGCGGCCGGGTGCTGCGCGAGCTGAAGATGCCCGACTTCCGCGAGCACGCGGTCACCGTGGCGCGGCCCGCCGTCGAGAGCAGCGAGGCCACCAAGGTGCTCGGCGCGTTCCTGCGGGACGTGGTGCGCGGCAACCCGGACAACTTCCTCGTCATGGGCCCCGACGAGGTGGCGTCCAACCGGCTGTCCGCCTTGTTCGAGGTGACGGGCCGCAAGTGGCAGGCGGACACCGTGCCCGGCGACGAGCACCTCGCGCCGGACGGCCGGGTGCTGGAGGTGCTGTCGGAGCACCTGTGCCAGGGCTGGTTGGAGGGCTACCTGCTCACCGGCAGGCACGGCCTGTTCACCAGCTACGAGGCGTTCATCCACATCGTCGACTCGATGCTCAACCAGCACGCCAAGTGGCTCAAGACGACGCGGGCGATCCCGTGGCGCGCGCCGCTGGCGTCGTTGAACTACCTGCTGTCCTCGCACGTCTGGCGGCAGGACCACAACGGGTTCAGCCACCAGGACCCCGGTTTCCTCGACCACGTGGTGAACAAGAAAGCCGAGATCGTCCGCGTCTACCTGCCGCCGGACACCAACACGCTGCTGTCGGTGGCCGACCACTGCCTGCGCAGCAAGCACTACGTGAACGTGATCGTGGCGGGCAAGCAACCGGCGCTGACGTACCTGGACATGCCGGACGCGATCGCGCACTGCACGCGCGGGCTCGGCATCTGGGACTGGGCGGGCACCACCGAGGGCGAGCCGGACGTGGTGCTGGCGTGCGCGGGCGACATCCCGACGCTGGAGACCCTGGCCGCCGCCAAGCTGCTGCGCGAGCACCTGCCCGACCTGAAGGTGCGCGTGGTCAACGTCGTGGACCTCATGCGCCTGCAACCGGACACCGAGCACCCGCACGGCCTGCCCGACCGCGACTTCGACGCGCTGTTCACCGAGGACAAGCCGGTGATCTTCGCGTTCCACGGCTACCCGTGGCTCATCCACCGCCTCACCTACCGGCGCGCGAACCACCTCAACCTGCACGTGCGCGGGTACAAGGAGGAAGGCACCACGACCACGCCGTTCGACATGGTGATGCTCAACGACCTCGACCGGTTCCACCTGGTCATGGACGTGATCGACCGGGTGCCGTCGCTGGGCGGCGCGGCGGCGTCGTTGCGCCAGCGGATGGCGGACGCCCGGCTCGCCGCACTCCAGCACACCCGCGAGTACGGCGAGGACGACCCGGCGATCGCCGGGTGGACGTGGGCCTGA
- a CDS encoding HAD-IC family P-type ATPase — MAGGAGGRQAGLTSAEVAERVADGRTNAVRSRTSRSAGQIARANVITPFNGLLTALFLVILATGRWQNGLFGLVVVANTAIGVIQELRAKRTLDRLAVLNAPHARVTRDGVTSEIEVGDVVADDLVDLRTGDQVVADGAVTDADGLEVDESLLTGESDPVHKAVGDDVRSGSVVVAGSGRFRATAVGADAYATRLTADARRFTSVRSELVAGTNKLLRWISLMMLVVGPLLLWSQLRSPDTDDWQEAMTGAVAALVGMVPEGLVLLTSLAFMVAAVALARKQTLVQELPAVEVLARVDVVCLDKTGTLTHGDIVFDQLVADGPEDDARQALALLATAPDANATSAALAGTFTSTTWRRTGGVPFSSTRKWSSVDAEGHGTWVLGAPEMVFPEGDPLAERAAGFAARGKRVLLLASARSSARETSLPADLHARALVVLAERIRDDAADAVRFFAEQGVTLRVISGDNPRTVGAVAVSVGVPGIADAGEAVDARTLPDDPDALADVLERSAVFGRVTPQQKRAVVGALQRRGHVVAMTGDGVNDAMALKDADIGVAMGNGAAATRAVAQLVLLDSRFAHLPDVVAEGRRVIANIERAANLFLVKNVYSLVLALVVLVSGIAYPLAPIQLTMISTLTIGVPGFVLALGPNRRRYVPGFLGRVLRLAVPTGVVIGLAAFGGDLAIRSLDQGGGRVAGQTVATVVVLVASLWTLSLLARPLTGWKVALLAGLAVVAAVILTVPVLATDVFLLEVTPQRLLTGLAVGAVAAATVELVGRFVLRPTRDR, encoded by the coding sequence ATGGCCGGGGGCGCCGGCGGGCGGCAGGCGGGGTTGACCTCGGCGGAGGTCGCGGAGCGGGTGGCGGACGGGCGGACCAACGCCGTCCGCTCCCGCACCAGCCGCAGCGCCGGGCAGATCGCCCGCGCGAACGTCATCACCCCGTTCAACGGGCTGCTGACCGCGTTGTTCCTGGTCATCCTGGCCACCGGGCGGTGGCAGAACGGCCTGTTCGGGCTGGTCGTGGTGGCCAACACGGCGATCGGCGTGATCCAGGAGCTGCGGGCCAAGCGCACCCTCGACCGCCTCGCCGTGCTCAACGCGCCACACGCCCGGGTGACGCGCGACGGTGTGACGTCCGAGATCGAGGTCGGCGACGTGGTGGCCGACGACCTGGTCGACCTGCGCACCGGTGACCAGGTCGTGGCGGACGGCGCGGTCACCGACGCCGACGGCCTGGAGGTGGACGAGTCGCTGCTCACCGGCGAGTCCGACCCGGTGCACAAGGCCGTCGGCGACGACGTGCGGTCCGGGTCGGTCGTCGTGGCCGGGTCGGGCCGGTTCCGGGCCACGGCGGTCGGCGCGGACGCCTACGCGACCCGGCTCACCGCCGACGCCCGGAGGTTCACCTCGGTCCGGTCGGAACTGGTCGCGGGCACCAACAAGCTGCTGCGGTGGATCTCCCTGATGATGCTGGTGGTCGGCCCGCTGCTGCTGTGGAGCCAGCTGCGCAGCCCGGACACCGACGACTGGCAGGAGGCGATGACCGGCGCGGTCGCGGCGCTGGTCGGCATGGTCCCCGAAGGCCTGGTGCTGCTCACCAGCCTGGCGTTCATGGTCGCGGCCGTGGCCCTGGCCCGGAAGCAGACGCTGGTGCAGGAACTGCCCGCGGTGGAGGTGCTGGCCCGGGTCGACGTCGTCTGCCTGGACAAGACGGGCACCCTCACGCACGGCGACATCGTCTTCGACCAGCTGGTGGCGGACGGCCCGGAGGACGACGCGCGGCAGGCGCTGGCGCTGCTGGCGACGGCCCCCGACGCGAACGCGACCTCCGCCGCGTTGGCCGGCACGTTCACCTCCACCACCTGGCGGCGCACGGGCGGCGTGCCGTTCTCGTCGACCCGGAAGTGGTCCTCCGTGGACGCGGAGGGCCACGGCACGTGGGTGCTCGGCGCACCGGAGATGGTGTTCCCCGAAGGTGATCCGCTGGCCGAACGCGCCGCCGGCTTCGCCGCGCGGGGCAAGCGCGTGCTGCTGCTCGCCTCCGCCCGATCCTCCGCGCGGGAGACGTCGCTGCCCGCCGACCTGCACGCCCGCGCGCTGGTCGTGCTCGCCGAGCGCATCCGCGACGACGCCGCCGACGCGGTGCGGTTCTTCGCCGAGCAGGGCGTCACGCTGCGGGTGATCTCCGGCGACAACCCGCGCACGGTCGGCGCGGTCGCGGTGTCCGTCGGCGTGCCCGGCATCGCGGACGCGGGCGAGGCGGTGGACGCGCGCACGTTGCCCGACGACCCGGACGCGCTCGCCGACGTGCTGGAGAGGTCCGCCGTGTTCGGGAGGGTCACGCCGCAGCAGAAGCGGGCCGTGGTGGGCGCGTTGCAGCGGCGCGGGCACGTGGTCGCGATGACCGGTGACGGCGTCAACGACGCGATGGCGTTGAAGGACGCCGACATCGGCGTGGCGATGGGCAACGGGGCCGCCGCGACCAGGGCGGTCGCGCAGCTGGTGCTGCTGGACAGCCGGTTCGCGCACCTGCCGGACGTCGTCGCGGAGGGCCGGCGGGTGATCGCCAACATCGAGCGCGCGGCGAACCTGTTCCTGGTGAAGAACGTGTACTCGCTGGTGTTGGCGCTGGTCGTGCTGGTCAGCGGGATCGCCTACCCGTTGGCCCCCATCCAGCTCACCATGATCTCGACGTTGACCATCGGCGTCCCGGGTTTCGTGCTCGCCCTCGGCCCGAACCGGCGGCGTTACGTGCCGGGGTTCCTGGGGCGCGTGCTGCGGCTGGCCGTGCCGACCGGCGTGGTGATCGGGCTGGCCGCGTTCGGCGGCGACCTGGCGATCCGCTCACTCGACCAGGGCGGCGGCCGGGTGGCCGGGCAGACGGTGGCGACGGTGGTGGTGCTGGTGGCGTCGCTGTGGACGTTGTCGCTGCTCGCGCGGCCGTTGACGGGGTGGAAGGTGGCGCTGCTGGCCGGTTTGGCGGTGGTGGCGGCGGTGATCCTGACCGTGCCGGTGCTGGCGACGGACGTGTTCCTGCTGGAGGTGACGCCGCAGCGGCTGCTGACGGGTCTGGCGGTGGGCGCGGTGGCGGCGGCGACGGTGGAACTCGTCGGCCGCTTCGTGCTGCGGCCGACGCGTGACCGTTGA
- a CDS encoding DinB family protein: MTTERIGPPPRADERETLRAFLDYHRATLAMKCDGLSTEDLRRRSMPPSTLTLLGLVRHMAEVERTWFRRVIGQEDVPLVWSADGDFQVAYDASTATRSEAFEAWRAEVGHSRRIEREAESLDVTGYHERWGEEVSLRLVMLHLIHEYARHNGHADFLREGIDGTVGA, encoded by the coding sequence ATGACCACCGAACGCATCGGTCCACCCCCGCGCGCCGACGAACGCGAAACGCTGCGCGCGTTCCTCGACTACCACCGCGCCACCCTGGCGATGAAGTGCGACGGCCTGTCCACCGAGGACCTGCGCCGCCGTTCCATGCCGCCGTCCACGCTCACCCTGCTCGGCCTGGTCCGGCACATGGCCGAGGTCGAGCGGACCTGGTTCCGGCGCGTGATCGGCCAGGAGGACGTCCCGCTGGTCTGGTCGGCCGACGGCGACTTCCAGGTCGCCTACGACGCGTCCACCGCGACCAGGTCCGAGGCGTTCGAGGCGTGGCGGGCGGAGGTCGGGCACTCCCGCCGCATCGAGCGCGAAGCCGAGTCGCTCGACGTCACCGGCTACCACGAGCGCTGGGGCGAGGAGGTGTCGCTGCGCCTGGTCATGCTCCACCTGATCCACGAGTACGCCCGGCACAACGGCCACGCCGACTTCCTCCGCGAAGGCATCGACGGCACGGTGGGCGCCTGA
- a CDS encoding alkaline phosphatase family protein, which translates to MDPLVPRYGAGSLADVVPSLLAGLDVPGMVDVLGLAGPSRVCVLLVDGLGWRLLREHEEDAPFLASLAGPPITAGFPSTTATSLAALGTGVPTGEHGLVGYSFAEGGEMVNALRWSRHGASAHVDLRDVLVPEEVQPRRTVFEAATDAGVAVRLVLPRDQKGSGLTRAVLRGGRFQGVLGFGDLVARVAEAMRSADRVLCYAYHADLDALGHVYGPGSEAWRWQLRFVDRLAAAVADGLPAGGSLVVTADHGMVVADDRVDFDTDDVLREGVRALGGEARVRHVYTSEAEPVRDRWVSRLGGRAWIASRAEAVAAGWFGPRVDDHVLPRIGDLVVAAKGSLAVVRSTAEPGLGTFIGHHGSLTEEEQHIPVLHTIG; encoded by the coding sequence ATGGACCCGCTGGTGCCCCGGTACGGGGCCGGATCGCTCGCCGACGTCGTGCCGTCGCTGCTCGCCGGGCTCGACGTGCCGGGGATGGTGGACGTGCTCGGCCTCGCCGGCCCGTCGCGGGTGTGCGTGCTGCTCGTGGACGGTCTCGGGTGGCGGTTGTTGCGGGAGCACGAGGAGGACGCGCCGTTCCTGGCGTCGTTGGCGGGTCCGCCGATCACGGCCGGGTTCCCGTCGACCACGGCGACCAGCCTGGCCGCGTTGGGCACCGGCGTGCCGACCGGTGAGCACGGGCTGGTCGGCTACTCGTTCGCCGAGGGCGGCGAGATGGTGAACGCGTTGCGGTGGTCGCGGCACGGGGCGTCCGCGCACGTCGACCTGCGGGACGTGCTCGTGCCGGAGGAGGTGCAGCCGAGGCGGACGGTGTTCGAGGCGGCGACCGACGCCGGGGTGGCGGTGCGGCTCGTGCTGCCGCGCGACCAGAAGGGCAGCGGGCTGACGCGGGCCGTGCTGCGGGGTGGGCGGTTCCAGGGCGTGCTCGGGTTCGGCGACCTGGTGGCGCGGGTGGCGGAGGCGATGCGGTCCGCCGACCGGGTGCTCTGCTACGCCTACCACGCCGACCTGGACGCGCTCGGGCACGTGTACGGGCCGGGCAGCGAGGCGTGGCGGTGGCAGTTGCGGTTCGTCGACCGGTTGGCGGCGGCGGTGGCGGACGGGTTGCCGGCGGGCGGGTCGCTGGTCGTGACGGCCGACCACGGGATGGTGGTGGCCGACGACCGGGTCGACTTCGACACCGACGACGTGCTGCGGGAGGGTGTGCGGGCGCTCGGCGGCGAGGCGCGGGTGCGGCACGTCTACACGTCGGAGGCGGAGCCCGTGCGGGACCGGTGGGTGTCGCGGTTGGGTGGGCGGGCGTGGATCGCGTCGCGCGCGGAGGCCGTGGCGGCGGGCTGGTTCGGGCCCAGGGTGGACGACCACGTGCTGCCGCGGATCGGCGACCTGGTGGTGGCGGCCAAGGGGTCGCTGGCGGTGGTGCGCTCGACGGCGGAGCCGGGACTCGGTACCTTCATCGGTCACCACGGCTCACTGACGGAGGAAGAACAGCACATCCCGGTCCTGCACACGATCGGGTGA